AACGATAAACGTTGAGGTCAAGGTCGATGAGACCGAGATCGACAAGGTCGCCGTCGGCCAGAAAGCAAAGATCAAGGTAGATGCATTCGGCGAGACCGAGATCGAAGGCGAGGTTACTCAGAAAACCCCGCTCGCGGTCGGCAAGTCGCAGACGAGTGGCGGTCTCTCGACGAACATCAATGTACAGGAAGCTAAGGAATTTCGCGTCGTGATCCAGCTTACAAACCTCTCTGAGGAGGTCAAGAACGGTCTCAGGCCCGGAATGAGCGCGACGGCAACAATTACGACCAATACCGTCCCCAACGTGATCGCGGTCCCGTTGCAGGCGATCGTCGAGAAAAAACCGGACGCAACGCCGGAGCCTACGGTTCAGGGCAACGCCCCGACACCGGCTGACAGGCCGAAACCTATCAAGGGTGTTTACGTCCTCGACGGGAACAAGGCAAAATTCGTGGCCGTTGAGACCGGAATTACAGGCGAATCTGACATTCAGATCTTGTCGGGATTATCCGAAGGTCAGGAAGTCATCACCGGGCCGAGCCGGATCTTGAATACGATGAAGGAAGATACGGTCGTTAAGCGGCAAGTTAAGAAAGAAGGCGAAGTCGCGGCAAAATAGGTCGCACGCAGGATAGCTAATGTATAAATTCATGGAAAACGGAGAAAGCGAGGGTGCGGCCGAATCGAACGGAGCAACCGGCTCCAACGGCGCTCTTATCTCGATGCACAACATCTGGAAGACGTATCAAATGGGCGTCGAAGAACTCCACGCGCTAAGGGACGTTTCTTTCAGGGTCGAGAAAGGCGAGTACCTTGCGATCATCGGGCCCTCCGGCTCAGGCAAGTCTACGCTCATGAATTTGATCGGCTGTCTCGATTCGCCGACGAAAGGCCAATATTGGATAAACGGCCAGCTTGTCTCGGAAATGACCGATGACGAGTTGGCGCGTATTCGTAACAAGGAGATCGGTTTCGTTTTTCAGACGTTCAACCTTCTAGCCCGTGCCACTGCCCTTCATAATGTCGAACTCCCGCTGATATACGCCGGGCTGCGGGCGGGCGAACGTCACGAAAAGGCTCAGGCCGCTCTTGAGTCGGTGGAACTCGGCGACCGTGTCCTTCACCGTCCGAACGAACTATCCGGCGGACAGCGGCAGCGTGTCGCGATCGCCCGGGCGCTCGTAAATCATCCTTCGATATTGCTTGCCGATGAGCCCACCGGTGCACTTGATTCAAAAACGAGCGTCGAGATCATGGCTCTTTTCGAAAAGCTCCATGCCGAGGGCAACACCATCATTATCGTCACGCACGAACATGAGGTGGCCGAACGCGCTCACCGGATCATCACCATTCGCGACGGCCGGATCGAAAAGGACGAACAGGTGAGATGATCGAGAATTTGCCGGGACACGTCGGACCGGTGTTCATGATCACGACCTTTGTTTGCGTGATATGGTTTCTCCATATTATTCGATCGAACGCGGCTGATGCGCTTTCGGGCAAACTGCTACTATTTCTGATCCCGGCCTGGTTGATCTTCCAGACCATCATCGCGATCGGCTGCACATATCTGAACACATCCGCCTTCCCTCCTCGGCTCTTTTTGTTTGGCGCCGGGCCAGCCCTCATTCTCGTGATCGGATACCTTTTTTTTGCCCGAGGATCTCTGATCGCCAAAATGCCGCTTGGAGCCCTCACGGTCATTCACGTGATCCGGATACCGGTCGAGATCGTTCTCAGTTGGCTCCACGATGTAGGGTCAGTGCCCGCGATAATGACATATCACGGGCAGAACTTCGATATTATTTCAGGTTTGACCGCGCCGATTGTCTATCTCATCGCATTTCGCAAAGGAAGGGTAAATGTGCCTGTTTTACTTGTGTGGAACTTGGCGGGTTTGGCATTACTGTTGAATATCGTGATCACGGCTGTACTCTCCGCACCGACGCCGCTTCAGCTGCTGGCCTTCGATCAGCCCAATCGTGCGGTGCTGTACTTTCCTTTCATCTGGCTCCCGACGATCGTCGTCCCGATCGTTCTTTTCTGCCACTTTGCATCTCTTTACAAACTACTTGTGACCAGGCGGAGTGAATCTGACATCTAACTTTTCTGCGAACTGTGCGTATAATCAGAGCGTCGACCGTTGGATCAGATGAATTTCGCCGAAACACTTAAACTCGCTATTGCTTCGATCCTTGGAAACAAGCTTCGGTCATTCCTCACGCTATTGGGGATGATCATCGGCATGACCGCGTTCATGATCGTGCTTTCGCTGCTTCAGGGTTTCAATGGCTACGTGGATGAAAAGATCGCCGGTATTGGTTCCAATACATTCACGGTCATGCGCTTCGGCTTCGACGACTTCAAGGACAGCGACACGATCGCGGCCGCACAACGACGAAACAAGGAACTCGATTTTGCAGAGCTTGACTTCTTGAAACGCAATGCCCGACAGATAGGCCAGATCGGGGCAAAGGCCGGAAACACGACCCGCGACGTAAGGTTCGGGACTCAAACACTCGCCGATGTGTCGATCAGCGGCGTTGAGCCGGTGATCGCCGAGCTCGAGAATGTGGACATCGCAGAGGGGCGATACTTTTCCGATGCCGAAAACAGAAATTCTACCCGTGTGGCATTCGTCGGGGCCGATGTCGCGAGCAAGCTCTTTCCCAAAGGCGGTGCGCTTGGCAGCGAGATCTCGATCCAGGGCATTCCGTATCGCATTATCGGCGTTCAGGTAGCGAAAGGAAGCGTCTTTGGCCAATCGCAGGACAATTTTATCCTGCTGCCGATCGAGACCTTTGGAGCGAATTTTGGCGGATTGAAATTTAGCCGCGCGCCAAGTTTTATAGTCAGTCCGAAAGAGGGAGTGAAAATGGCCGATGCAGTGGACGAGGTCCGGAGCCTGCTTCGGATCAAACGAAAGCTCGAGTCTGGCGAAAAAGACAATTTTGGGATCATCACACCTGACGCGATCAGCGGCCTTCGGGACAGTCTCTTTGGGACGATCTCGATCGTCATCCTCATCGTACCTGCGATCGCGTTGTTGGTAGGTGCGATCGTGATAATGAACATCATGCTTGTTGCGGTGACCGAGCGTACGAAAGAGATCGGCATCCGCAAAGCGGTAGGTGCAAAGCAATCGGATATACTTCGGCAGTTTCTTTTCGAATCGGCGTTGCTTGCAGCTATCGGCGGGGTCATCGGCCTGGTTCTGGCTTTGGTCGCCGGCCAGGCGATCACGGCATTTGTGTTCCCGACACGTATCCCATGGTGGGCAGCCGTGGTCGCCATCGGTGTATCGGCAGCCGTCGGGATTCTGGCCGGATTGTTCCCTGCATGGAAAGCGGCACAGTTAGACCCGATCGAGGCGTTGAGGGCGGATTGAAATGACAGTTGCTACCAGCAGACTATACGAAAACCTGAAGATGGCGATCGACACGCTCCGGAGCAACAAGCTGCGGTCCTTTTTGACGATCATCGGCGTCGTGGTCGGCGTGATAACGGTAATGCTCATTTCGTCGATCATCTCAGGAATTCAATTGGCAGTTGAGCAGCAGGTCAAAGCGTTCGGAACACGATCGATCTTCGTTTACAAGATGGACGTGGGGATCCGGTTCGGTCGCCCTAGCCGTGAAGAAAGGATGCGGCCAAATCTTACGCTTGACGATGCCCTTGCGCTTAGGGGCCTATCAGAACTCGAAACGGCCGTGCCGCGATTGGATGTTTCGAGCGGACGTTTCGGCAACGCTACCGTCGTCTCAGCGGGCGGAAAGCAATCGACCTCGATCAATTTGATGGGTACGCTTCCTGAGATCGAAGCAGCGGGCACCGAAGAGATCGTCGACGGTCGATGGTTCACACAATCGGAAAACGACAACAAGAAGGACGTTTGCGTGATCGGTGATTTCGTCAGAGAGACGTTCTTTCCGTATCGAAATCCGGTCGGCGAGACCATCGAGATCAATGGACGTGCCTTTACCATTATCGGCCTTTTGCAGAAGAAGGAACAGTTTCTTGGCGGCGGAGGCGGGCGAGGCGATCAGAGCAATACGATCTATTTGCCGTTCGAATCGGCCGCGCGAATAAAGCCGAACGCCGATGATATCTTCATAATGGCGATAGCGCGTGAGGGCAGGCTTCGACAGGCCCAGGATCAGGTAGAAGATCTGCTTCGTGTTCGCCGCCAGGTCTCCTACGGCGAAAAGAACAATTTTTCACTTTCGACGGCAGACAGCATAATCGATCAGTTTCAATCGATCACGGCAGGCGTCGCATTGGCGATGGTGGTGATTTCCTCGATCGGCCTTCTTATCGGCGGGATCGGCGTTATGAACATCATGCTTGTGTCCGTCACCGAACGGACCCGAGAGATCGGCATTCGTAAGGCCCTCGGTGCCAAGCAGAGCGACATTCTGCTGCAGTTTCTTATCGAAGCCGGAACGCTCACGGGGTTCGGCGGTCTTGTGGGCTTGCTGATCGGATGGGCACTGACACAGCTTATCAGCCTCGTCTTTCCTTCGTACGTGCCTTATTGGGCACCGCCGCTTGGATTTTTCGCCAGTGTCCTTATTGGTCTCTTCTTTGGGCTCTTTCCGGCGTGGAAGGCCGCAAGACTCGACCCGATCGAGGCATTGCGTTACGAATAAAAAACCGGGCCCGTCGCTATTAACGGACCCGGCATTCCTTATTATCGTATCGGACTAACTTGGGTTTCCTGAGAAGAAGGCACCGATCACCCTGAAAGTAATCCCGATCAATGCGAATATCAGCGTAATTGCCCACGCCGATCCCGATGAGATCTTGTTCGTGATCCGAAGCCCGATCGCCGCCAAAACCCAACCCCATATCAAAAAGATGTCAAAGGCGCTGATGAGCGTAACAAGCACTGGGCTTGCGTCAGACCCAAAAAGGACCGATGGATTTGCATTGACGACGCCGCGCTGGCTTGCCGCAATATCTATGTCGTCGGGTGATTTGAAGAACAGTACTATGAAGTTTGCGATCATGCCGACCACACTCGGGGGCAGAGACGCATAAACCCATGTTGAAAGACCGTGCAGAAAGCCGCCGGTCCCGCCAAAAGCCTTGGCTCCAAGCCAATAAAACAGGCCGCCGACCAGCATCGATATCACGACCAGAAGAGGCATCACATAGCGTACTACGCTCCCGATCGTCATATTCATGTCGACCATGTTCGACTTTTGCTCGGGGCTCATCGACCCGCTTTGCGGGCTTTTGTCGATCTGCTCGGTCATGAACCGCCGCATACCAGCGTCACCGACCTTATAGTAAAGACCGAATGCAAATCCGGTGACAAGTAACGAGATGATGACCGTTGCGAGGACGAAACGCGGCTTTTTCCGCAGATCTTCAAAGGTCCGGCCGGGTTCAAGGAAGATATTCCCGAGCGTCGCAATTTCCGACATCTCGTGCGTTTCGACTACGATCTTCTCGGGCGGCGGCGGTGCCTCCCATTCTGCCTGATTTTCAGCTTCCATTCGTTTCTCTCCTGTAAATGGCGGTCTAGAGTGGACGACGTTTCGATCAGAGACAATACAGTCGTCAAATTGTGTTGCTGCTGCATCGTGACTTACGTAAAACCGAAGTTCCGCGTTTCAATTTTCTCGGCTCGTGTCGTTCTACAATTTTTCTCCAATACGGATACAGGCCGCCATGTGGCCTGTTGTGACTTCGACCAACGCGGGCTCGACGTTCGCGCATTCACCGATGGCGATCGGACATCGAGTGCGAAAGCGGCACCCCGACGGCGGATCTATCGGCGTCGGAACGTCGCCGGAAAGTATGATCCGCTCTCGCCGCTGCGTCGGGTCCGGCAGCGGGATCGCAGAAAGTAGAGCCTTGGTATAGGGATGCTGAGGATCTTCATAGAGTTCCTCTGCATCTGCGATCTCAACGATCTTGCCGAGATACATCACCGCGACCCGGTTTGAGATATGTTCCACCACCGCAAGCCCATGCGAGATAAAAAGATAAGTCAGCCCAAACTCCTGCTGCAGGTCCTGGAGCAAATTTACGACCTGCGCCTGAACCGATACGTCGAGTGCCGAGACCGGCTCATCACAAATGATAAGCTTCGGGTTGAGGGCAAGTGCACGCGCGATGCCGATGCGCTGCCGTTGTCCGCCTGAGAATTCATGGGCGTAGCGATCCATATACTTCGGATCGAGTCCGACCTTTGACAAAAGATCGGCCACCCGGTCGCGACGCTCCTGCCTGTTTCCGATGCCGTGGATCTTCAACGGTTCGGAAACTATACCGAGGATGCTCAATCGCGGATTAAGGCTCGAATACGGGTCCTGGAAAATGATCTGCATTTCCCGCCGCAGTAACTGCATCTCTCGATGTGGAAGCCCGACGATATTCTTGCCTTCAAACCATACTTCACCGCTTGAGGGCTCGTGAAGCCTGAGAAGACAGCGGCCGACCGTCGATTTTCCGCAGCCTGATTCGCCCACGAGCCCAAGCGTTTCGCCTGACGAGATCTCGAAAGACACCCCGTCGACTGCCCGCACCACGTCATCACTATCCTCCACTGGAAAATGCTTAACAAGATCGCGAGCTGCGAGCAATACGTCTCTCTGGGTTTTCGCTGCGACAGATTCCATTTGCTTGCTTCGAACGTTATACAGCCCCGATCGCTTCAACTCGGGCCGGTTCGTGGAGGACGCATCTGACTTTGGAACCGCCGCCAATTTCGTAAAGACCGATCTGTTCGACCGAACACCGTTCCAGCCGAAACTCGCATCGCGGTTCGAAATGGCAGCCGGGCGGCAGATCGGTCGGGCTTGGCACCACGCCTTCGATCGTCTGAAGCCGTGCGTTAGCCACCGTTTTATGAGCGTTCAGTTTCGGAACCGAATGAAGCAGCCCGCGGGTGTATGGATGCTTCGGGTCGCGGAACAATTCCGCTACGTCCGATTCCTCAACGATCTTTCCGGTGTACATCACACATACCCTGTCGGCAACATCTGCCACGACGCCAAGGTCATGCGTTATCAAAAGCACCGCAAGCTTACGTGATGTCCGCAGCTCATTGAGAAGCTCCAGTATCTGCGCCTGAATGGTTACGTCCAAGGCTGTCGTCGGCTCATCGGCGATCAGCAATTCCGGATCGCAAGCGAGGGCCATCGCGATCATCACCCGCTGCCGCATACCTCCAGAAAGTTGATGTGGGTAATCGTCCACGCGCCGTTCCGGTGAAGGTATCGCGACCTCGCGCATTGAGGCGATCGCGGCCTCGCGAGCCTGTTTCTTGTCGAGCTTCCGATGCAGCCTGAGCGCCTCTGCGATCTGTTCCCCGACCGTAAAGACCGGATTTAGCGACGTCATCGGATCTTGAAAGATCATTGCGATATCGTTGCCGCGTATTTGCCGCAATCGCTCGTCGCTCGCCGTCGTCAACTCTTCGCCTTTGAACTTGATCGAACCGGCCGCGATCTTTCCAGGCGGATAGATCAGCCGCATTATTGACAATGCCGTGATCGATTTGCCGCAGCCCGATTCCCCGACGAGCGCCAGCAATTCTCCCTCCTTGATCTCAAAACTCACGTCGTTTACCGCCCGCACCAGGCCGGCACGCGTCGGAAAATGGGTCTGAAGTTCCTTTACCTCAAGAAGATCGGTCATCGCGGTCTGATAAGAAGTGCCGAAAACGACCAGAACATCGATCGGCTCAAACAAGTCTACCGTAATTCTCGTATTCGCTGAAACCGCCAGAACACGGGATTTCTGGAATCGGAAGCAACTATTTTCGTCGCAATTTACTCAAATGAATGATATTCTTAACGTCGATCGGCCGTTCCTCAAAACCCAAGGGAGATCTTATTTGTGAAGTTACGTATTAATATTTCATTCCTTGCAATAGTGTCGCTCGTTTTCGCTGCCGGGGCCTTTGCGCAGACGCAAAGCGCATCCAGGCCGTCGCAGAACACACCGGCAGTAACAACATCCACAAAAAAAGCTGTCACAGTCGAGAACATCGAACAGGATGTCGCCGAAGCTCTTTCGCTCATCGAATCTAAGCACGTCGTTGGAAAAAAGATAAATTACAACGACGTTTTTAAGAGTTCGATCGACGGTATGCTCCATTCGCTCGATCCGCATTCGAATTATTTCGATGCCAAGGAATTCGAACAATTCCGGACCGATCAAAGCTCTCGCTATTTTGGGATCGGCGCGACCATCGGCGATCTTAGCGACGCCCAGGGCAACGTCGTTGCAACATACATCCGCGCGACCTTCGAGAATGCGCCCGCAAATCGTGCAGGATTGCGATTCGGCGACAAGATCGTCGAGGTCAACGGAACGTCGATGATCGGAAAGCCATTTTCAGAGGTTCGCAACTTTCTGCGAGGGCCTCGCGGCACCGCGGCTAAGATCGTTGTCGAACGACATGGCAGCGGCAAGCGTGAAACTGTCGAGATCGTTCGCGATGCCGTTCCGCAGCCATCAATAGCCGAAGCGTATATGATCCGTCCGGGCGTCGGCTATATCGCGATGACCGGCGGTTTTAATCAGACGACCTACGGCGAGTTTGCCGAAGCAATGCGTACGCTAAAGGCAAAGGGGATGAAGCAGCTTGTTCTCGATCTCAAGAATAATGGCGGCGGCCTTGTTGGTCAGGCCTATCGCGTAGCGAACACGTTCCTTTCTACAGGCCAGACAGTTTTCACACAAAAAGGCAGGCTTGAAGGCACGACCGAACCATATCGTGCCGAGAACCCCAACCCTGAGTCGATGCCGATCGTTGTCCTTGTCAATCGAAATTCAGCATCGGCATCCGAGATCCTTGCGGGAGCGCTGCAGGACCACGACCGTGCGCTGATCGTCGGCGAAACGACCTTCGGCAAGGGATTGGTGCAGAATCCGTTCATACTCGATTACGGTTCGATGCTTTTGCTAACCATCGCGAAATACGAAACGCCTTCTGGCAGGCTCATTCAGCGCGATTACTCTGACGGCAATTTGTACAGCTATTACACCAAGGGCGGGATCGGACGTGATGATGAGACCGGGCCAAAGCAGAATGGTCAGGAGAGCAAGACAGACTCGGGACGCGTGGTTTACAGCGGCGGTGGAATAACACCTGATGTTGAGGTCAAGGCCGATACCATTCCGGTCGAACAAGCCCGATTTCAGCAGCGTCTGACCAACCCGATCTTTGCGTTCGCGCTTGACCTTGCATTTGGCAAAGTAAAGGGCCTCGAATCATTCAAGATCGATCGTCCGATCACGTTCTCTTACGACCTCGCTCCGGCCGACCTTGTGATTTCCGACACGGTTTTCGAGAGTTTCAAAAACTTCGCTGTCGAAAAATATAAATACACGCCTGCTCAGATCGAGAAGGAACGCAAGTTCGTCGAGCGGGTGCTTCGTTCCGAACTCGTCACCGCCGCCTACGGCAGTACCACATCGTTTCAGGTCTTCAATGAGTATGACAACCAGCTGATGCGTGCGATCGAACTGCTGCCTCAGGCTCGCCAGCTTGCGATCGATGGTGCGAAGGCACGTTCAAATGCGACAAGCAAGAATACCGGCGCGAACAAATGACACGGCACGATTCTCGTTAAAAAAAACGGTGTCTCGAACGAGACACCGTTTTTTTCATTGCGAAGACTCTGAAGTTCTCAGCCGAAAAGCCAACCGATCAGATAATAACCGCCAATTACCGCACCGGCCAGGATCGCGACCAACAGAACGATCCCGATGCCGACGAACAGTTTGAACTTGCGGTATCTGTTCTCATCAGGCGGCGAAAGCTGGTTCTGCGGAAAATATGGCGGAGGTCTGTTCATAATTGTTGGATTAAGTCTGACACATCAGCGACCCGATTCCAAATAGCTATCGCGGAAGCGGCCTTTCAAGATTCGCCAGGCCATAGGCCATCACCGCCATTACCGAACCGACGCGGGCGAGTTCGTCCGGTTTCACCTTGTCAAAAGTGTCGGCCGAATTATGGTGGTAGTTAAAATAAGTTCGAGTGTCGAACCAGGGAGCGAACGAAGGAACACCAAGCCGTGTGAGAGGTCCGATATCTGCACCGACGCCTGTTTCCATCCGGGACAATCCTGAACCGTGATGTCGCAATATCGCGGAAAGCGGTGCGAAGAACGGCATTGCCTCGGGCTTTCCGGCAAAAAGGAACCCAAGCGGATGCGAGGCTCCGAGGTCGCTCTCAAGTGCGGCAAAATGATTCTGAATATTCGCCGATTCCGCAGCCGCATACTGCGTCCCGCCTACCAACCCGTTTTCCTCATTCATATAAGCAATGAACCGGATCGTCCGTTTTGGCCTTAATTTGAGTTGGCCCAGAAGGTAAGGCACCTGCATTGAGACGGCGATGCCGGTTGCGTCATCGAGCGCTCCGGTTCCGAGGTCCCACGAATCGAGATGGCCGGAAACGATAACGATCTCATCAGGCCGGTCAGATCCCTTTAGGTCCGCGATAACGTTATAGCTCGTCGCATCCGGAAACGTCCTTGGGGTCAGCACAAGACGAATGTTGGTCGGGCCCATGCGGACCAGATGATCGATAAGGTCGGCATCCTCGCTCGAAACGGCAGCAGCAGGTATTTTTGGGACGTTCGTGTCATAACGCATCGCCCCTGTATGAGCAAGCCGATTCTGCGAACCGCCGGCCGAACGGACAAGGGCCGCAACGGCCCCGAGACGAGCAGCGGCAATGGCGCCGCCAGATCGAAACTGGACCGCTTGACCATACGCCTGGGAACCAAATCCGGCTGCAGCCATCTGCCGATCAAATTTCCCGTTGAAAAGCACGATCTTGCCGGCAACGGCGCTGCGGCCAAGAGCATTAAGCTCTTCGTAACTGCTTACGACCACAATTTCTGCGGTCAAACCGGATTCGGGCGTTGCAATACTTCCGCCGAGAGCGGTCAATACGACCTTTTGAGTCGATCCGGGTGCCATCCCTACGAATTTTACAAGTTCGCCCGTTTCTTTGCCGCGTTCCCAATGCGGCACTTTTAGCTCCTGCAAACGCACTTCGAGCCCGAGCTTACGCATCTCTTCGGCGACGTACTCGACCGCTCGCTGAGCTTGAGCCGATCCTGAAAGCCGCGGCCCGATATTGTTCGTTAAATAGGCCGTCTGACGATACGCATAGTCGCTGGCGATCGCGGCATCACGAACCGCCTTGAGTTCAGCCAGCGTTTTTTCGGAATAAAGAACGGGCGTAGGTGAGGCGGCCTGTCCGAAGAGCGCAGCCGAAAAACAGAGAATGGCTAATGCTGTCAACGATATTCGCATGGCCAACATCTTAGCTGATGCGTTAATCATTGCCAAAGTTATATGCAATAATAGGGGTGTTCAACCAATAAAATAAGATCTTCGGTGAATCAAATGAAACGTTCAATTCTGTCGGCTTTCCTCCTGTTCACGTTTGCCGCTGTCGGCGTAGCCCAAAGCACCTTCACATTCGACGACCTTGTTGCGGTCAAACGCGTTGGCGATCCACAGGTGTCGCCCGCCGGCGATCTGGTCGCATTTACGATCGGCACTGTCGATAAGGCCGCCAACCGTACACTCACACATATTTACACCGTGCGTCTTGACGGTTCAGGATTGAAACAGATCACCTCTGGCGACCGTTCGGCGTCGACCCCACGATGGTCGCCGGACGGAAGGCAGTTGGCCTTTGTGACCGGCGGACAGATCTGGCGAATGGACGCCGACGGCGACGACAAGGAGCAGATAACCAGGATCTCTACCGGAGCCGCTAATCCCGTTTGGTCGCCCGACGGCAAGTGGATCGCATTCAGTTCTGAGGTCTATCCGGAATGTACGACCGATGAATGCAACAAGGCCGAAGACGCCCGAGTCGCCGCAAGTAAGGTACAGGCAAAGGTAGCCGAGCGGCTGTTGTTCAAGCATTGGAACGAATGGCGTGATCGTAAGCGGACACACGTCTTTGTCGTCGCAAGCAACGGCGGAACTGCAACCGATCTGACACCCGGCGACTTCGATTCGCCGCCATATTCTGCATCGACCGGCGTCGATTACGCCTTTTCACCGGATTCGACCGAGATCGCATTTCTCAGGAACTTTGACCCCGTTGAAGCAACCTCGACAAATAGCGACATCGTAGTAATGTCGCTTTCGACAAAGTCGCAAAAGAACATCACCCAAAACAATAAGGGCTACGATGTCGAACCCGTTTATACACGAAATGGCAAATACATACTTTTCCGCTCTCAGGCGACGGCGACGTTCGAGGCCGATCGATGGCGCATCATGCGGTACGACCGATCTTCGGGCGAAACCGTCGAACTGACCCGCGGTTTTGACCAGATGGCCGATCACATCGTTTTGTCGCCCGATCAAACGACGGTCTATTTCACAGCCGGCGAACGCGGAAGGTCGCCGATCTTCAGCGTTCCGGTTGAACCCGATCTTCGCCTGCGGATCGCAACCCATGTCAAGAAGGTGCTCGGCAATGGCAGCTTTAGCAATTTGAGCATCACGCGCGACGGCCGCCGGTTCGTCTTTGTCAAAAGCTCGATGAATGAACCGGCAGCGGTCTTTTCCGCGCAAGTCGGTTCGGCGGAGTTCAAGCAGATCAGTCCGCCAGATCGAAAGTTTCCCTTCACAACTGTCGAGGAGACGGAATGGCGCGGTGCATTGAATCGAAACATTCATGGCTGGGTGGTGAAGCCGATCGGCTTCGACCCTTCAAAGAAATATCCGCTTATCGTATTGATCCACGGCGGACCGCAGAGTGCGTGGAATGACAGCTGGGGCTACCGATGGAATCCGCAGATGTTCGCTAATGCCGGCTATGTCGTCTTTATGCCAAACCCACGCGGCTCGACCGGCTATGGCCAGCAGTTTGTAAACGA
The DNA window shown above is from Chloracidobacterium sp. and carries:
- a CDS encoding M28 family peptidase, whose translation is MLAMRISLTALAILCFSAALFGQAASPTPVLYSEKTLAELKAVRDAAIASDYAYRQTAYLTNNIGPRLSGSAQAQRAVEYVAEEMRKLGLEVRLQELKVPHWERGKETGELVKFVGMAPGSTQKVVLTALGGSIATPESGLTAEIVVVSSYEELNALGRSAVAGKIVLFNGKFDRQMAAAGFGSQAYGQAVQFRSGGAIAAARLGAVAALVRSAGGSQNRLAHTGAMRYDTNVPKIPAAAVSSEDADLIDHLVRMGPTNIRLVLTPRTFPDATSYNVIADLKGSDRPDEIVIVSGHLDSWDLGTGALDDATGIAVSMQVPYLLGQLKLRPKRTIRFIAYMNEENGLVGGTQYAAAESANIQNHFAALESDLGASHPLGFLFAGKPEAMPFFAPLSAILRHHGSGLSRMETGVGADIGPLTRLGVPSFAPWFDTRTYFNYHHNSADTFDKVKPDELARVGSVMAVMAYGLANLERPLPR
- a CDS encoding S9 family peptidase; its protein translation is MKRSILSAFLLFTFAAVGVAQSTFTFDDLVAVKRVGDPQVSPAGDLVAFTIGTVDKAANRTLTHIYTVRLDGSGLKQITSGDRSASTPRWSPDGRQLAFVTGGQIWRMDADGDDKEQITRISTGAANPVWSPDGKWIAFSSEVYPECTTDECNKAEDARVAASKVQAKVAERLLFKHWNEWRDRKRTHVFVVASNGGTATDLTPGDFDSPPYSASTGVDYAFSPDSTEIAFLRNFDPVEATSTNSDIVVMSLSTKSQKNITQNNKGYDVEPVYTRNGKYILFRSQATATFEADRWRIMRYDRSSGETVELTRGFDQMADHIVLSPDQTTVYFTAGERGRSPIFSVPVEPDLRLRIATHVKKVLGNGSFSNLSITRDGRRFVFVKSSMNEPAAVFSAQVGSAEFKQISPPDRKFPFTTVEETEWRGALNRNIHGWVVKPIGFDPSKKYPLIVLIHGGPQSAWNDSWGYRWNPQMFANAGYVVFMPNPRGSTGYGQQFVNEISGDWGGKVFTDIKNGVAEVIKRPYIDPNRIGAAGASYGGYMVNWILGHNNDPRFKFKTLVSHAGVYNLESMATATEEIFFVNWEFKGMPWQNPVQYQRWSPNKFVNNFSTPTLVTAGELDYRVPVDQSLQLFTTLQLKKVESKLIVFPDEGHWILKPQNSEFWYRNVIEWFGKHLK